The following are encoded in a window of Candidatus Bathyarchaeota archaeon genomic DNA:
- a CDS encoding replication factor C large subunit: MLRNDLLWVEKYRPKKIEDVVGNEEAKSLFVEWLKNKRHTKKAVLLYGPPGVGKTALVNATANEFGFTVIEMNASDTRSEKAVNAVAKPATSYVALDNFSGSTKTGGNVLFLDEVDGIAGNEDRGGVNAILKIIEQSLVPVIMAANDPDIDKLRPLKKVCLLVRFHQVRIPLIITLLQKICLLEHVKAEFEALERIAQNSKGDVRSAINDLQSLSEENHVLTLQDTVMLSSRNKDISMDETLHGFFTAPSIAEASRLLSYSSVDYDDFLLSVGDNLPKRYTNPVELATAYDFVSQADVFRGRIGTENWHLLKYFYNSLAQAAAVNPESYKPFTFISPPIRIITLFWTKGKRTTLDNICAKIGAQCHVSIETAKHDFVPFVKAILQKKRKSPLADWFKFTPEEVDFLTKMNRF, from the coding sequence ATGCTGCGAAATGACCTACTGTGGGTTGAAAAGTACCGCCCAAAAAAAATAGAAGACGTGGTTGGGAACGAAGAAGCTAAATCACTCTTTGTTGAATGGCTGAAAAATAAGAGGCACACCAAGAAAGCTGTGTTGCTTTATGGTCCGCCTGGCGTGGGCAAAACAGCGCTGGTTAATGCTACCGCCAACGAGTTTGGGTTTACAGTAATTGAGATGAACGCAAGTGACACCCGCTCGGAAAAAGCTGTGAACGCTGTGGCGAAGCCTGCCACGTCATACGTTGCCTTAGACAACTTTTCTGGCTCAACAAAGACTGGCGGAAACGTGCTTTTCCTAGATGAGGTTGATGGCATCGCAGGCAACGAAGACCGAGGCGGCGTTAACGCCATCCTAAAGATTATTGAGCAATCGCTTGTGCCAGTAATCATGGCGGCTAACGACCCTGACATCGACAAACTTCGCCCGCTAAAGAAAGTGTGCTTGCTTGTGCGGTTCCACCAAGTGAGAATCCCACTGATAATTACTCTTTTGCAGAAAATTTGTTTGCTTGAGCACGTTAAAGCAGAGTTCGAAGCCCTTGAGCGCATAGCACAAAACAGCAAAGGCGACGTGCGCTCAGCCATAAATGACCTGCAAAGTCTCAGCGAAGAAAACCATGTATTGACCCTGCAAGACACTGTGATGTTGAGTTCTCGAAATAAGGACATAAGCATGGATGAAACACTGCACGGCTTTTTCACTGCGCCATCAATCGCTGAAGCCTCAAGACTGCTAAGTTACTCAAGCGTTGATTATGACGATTTTCTGTTATCAGTTGGCGATAACTTGCCAAAACGGTACACCAACCCCGTGGAGTTGGCTACCGCTTACGATTTTGTGTCTCAAGCTGACGTTTTCAGGGGCAGAATTGGAACCGAAAATTGGCATCTGCTGAAATACTTTTATAACTCTTTAGCGCAGGCTGCCGCGGTAAATCCTGAGTCGTATAAGCCCTTCACTTTCATTTCGCCCCCAATAAGAATCATCACATTATTTTGGACTAAGGGCAAGCGAACCACACTAGACAACATCTGTGCAAAGATTGGCGCTCAATGCCACGTTTCAATCGAGACTGCCAAGCATGATTTTGTTCCTTTCGTAAAAGCAATTTTGCAGAAAAAACGAAAAAGTCCACTTGCTGATTGGTTCAAGTTTACGCCTGAAGAAGTTGATTTCCTAACAAAAATGAACAGGTTCTGA